ACACCAAGCTGTCGCCCTTCGACTTCCGGCTCGAGCACCTCGACGCCGCCATCCACTTCGGCACGTCGACCTGGCCCGACGCCGAGAGCACCTACCTCATGGGCGAGGTGATCCTCCCCTTCGCCTCGCCGCAGTTCGTCGCCCAGCATCGGATCGAGTCACCGGAGGACCTGACGCGGGTGCGCCTGCTGCACATCTCGACGCGGCGGAGCGCGTGGGAGGACTGGTTCCGCGCGCAGGACGTCGCCGCGCCGAGCACCGAGGGACTGTACTTCGAGCAGTTCCTCACCGCGGCGCAGGCCGCGGCCGCGGGGCTGGGTGCCGTGCTGCTGCCACGCTTCCTGGTGGGCGGCGAGGTGGAGCGCGGCGAGCTCGTGCCGATCCTCGATCGGCCGTTGCGCAGCGAGAAGGGATACTACCTGGTGGTCCCCCACGACCGCGCGGGGTGGGCACCGGTGGTCGCGTTCAAGGAATGGCTGCTGCGGACGGTGGACGAGGACCGGCGCTCGCGGGGAGGCGCTCCTCGAGCCACCACCGAGGACTGAGCCGCGCCCCTCACCGCGGAGCGTCGATCACCATCATCGTCGCCGACGCGCGGGCCACGACGCGATCGTCGTCCTCCGCACGCACCCATCCCTCGACGTAGGCCGTGCGGCGTGTGCGATGCACGACCGTGCCACGAGCGACCAGCCGTTCGCCGCGGGCCTTGCCGAGGAAGTTGACCTTCATCTCGAGCGTGGCGGCCGACAGGCTCTCGCCGCCGTCGGCCATGAAGAAGGAACGGGCCATGGCCGTGTCCAGCAGACTGCACAGCACGCCGCCGTGCACGATGCCGCCGATGTTCAGGTGCCGCGGCTGCACGTCGAGCTCGACCACGTAGTCGTCGCCGTCGAAGCCCCGTGGGTCGAGGCCGAGATCGACGATGTGGTGGACTTCGCTCACCGCGCCTCCACCGTCTCGATCACCATCGAAATACCCTGGCCCACGCCGATGCACATGGTGCACAGCGCGCGCCGTCCCCCACCGCGGCGGAGCTGGTGCAGGGCGGTGGTGACCAGCCGCGCTCCGCTCATGCCCAGCGGATGGCCCAGCGCGATGGCCCCGCCGAGGGGATTGATGCGCGGATCGTCGTCGGCCAGGCCGAGTTCCCGCGTGCAGGTCAGCGCCTGTGCGGCGAAGGCCTCGTTGAACTCGAGCACGTCCATGGCGTCGAGGTCGAGTTGCAGACGCGCGAGCAGCTTGCGCGTGGCGGGCACCGGGCCCAGGCCCATGATCCGCGGCGGGACACCGGCCGCCGCCGCCCCGACCACCCGGGCCCGCGGGGTCAGTCCGTACTTCTCGACCGCCTCGGCCGACGCCACCACCAGCGCCGCGGCACCGTCGTTCACGCCCGAGGCGTTGCCCGCGGTCACGGTGCCCGGATCACGGAAGAGTGGACGCAACGACGCGAGCTTCTCGAGCGAGCTCTGCCGCGGATGCTCGTCGCGATCGACGACCAGAGGATCGGCCTTGCGCCGGGGCACCGTGACCGGCGTGATCTCTTCGGCCAGACTGCCGTCGGCCTGGGCCGCGGCTGCCTTCTCCTGACTCCACAGGGCAAAGCGGTCCTGGTCCTCGCGCGCGACCCCGAACTCCGCGGCCAGGTTCTCGGCGGTGTCCGGCATCGACGCGGTGCCGTACTGCTCGTCCAGACGCGGGTTGACGAAGCGCCAGCCGATGGTGGTGTCGTACATCTGCGCGTCGCGGGCGAAGGCCGCCGTCGACTTGCCCACCACGAAGGGCGCGCGCGACATGCTCTCGACCCCGCCGGCCAGGACGAGGTCGGCCTCGCCGGTGGCGATCGTGCGCGCGGCCTGCGCCACGGCCTCCATGCCCGACCCGCACAGACGGTTCACGGTGCAGCCGGACACCGAGTCGGGCAGACCCGCCAGCAGCAGCGACATGCGCGCGACGTTGCGGTTGTCCTCGCCGGCCTGGTTCGCGCAGCCCAGCAGGACGTCGTCGACGCCCGCCGGATCGATCCCGGGATTGCGCTCGAGCAGCACCCGCAGCGGGATCGCCGCCAGGTCGTCGGGACGCACCGACGCCAACGCGCCCCCGTACCGGCCCACGGGGGTACGGATCGCATCGCAGAGGTAGGCTGGCCTCGTCGTCATCGTCGTCCTCCCGTACGGCCGAAGGCGTCAACCCACCTTGGTCAGGGGCTGGTACGCCGAACGGGCCAGCTCGCTCGTCCGGGCGTCCCGGACCTTGCACAGTCCACCCAACAGGGTGTCGGCGAACTCGTCGATCTCGGCCCTGGTCATCGCCGTCGACAGCATGCCCGAGGCGGTGTTGATCATCATGATGCCGTTGTGGAACAGGTGGTCCAGCAGGATCTCCAGTCGCTCCGATCCCATGGGCCCCACGTAGTTGGTCCGGTAGTCCTCAGGCGGCTTCGGCTTGAGGTGGATCCGGAACATCGATCCGGTCCCGGTGACGCAGGCCGGAATGTCGGCGATCTCCATGACCTCGCGGATCGTTCGCCGCGTGTACTCGCCCAGGACGTTCAGCCGCTCCACCGCGTAGCAGTCCAGTAGCTTCATGGTGGTCAGCCCGGCCGTCATCGAGATCGGGTTGGCCGAGAAGGTTCCCGAGTGCGGGAACAGCAGCTCGGGCGCACTCGGATCCATGACGTCCATGATCTCCTTCTTGCCGGCCAACGCACCGATCGGGAATCCGCCACCGATCATCTTGCCGAGCGCCGTGAGGTCCACGTCGACCGGATAGCGGTCTTGGGCTCCCCCGACGGCGACACGGAAGGTGATCACCTCGTCGAAGACGAGCAACGCTCCGTTCTCGCGCGTCCAGTCCCGCAGGGTGTTCACGAAGTCCGTCGTGGCCGGGATCATACCGATGCGGTGCGGGACGGGGTCGATGAGCACGCAGGCGATCTCGCCAGCGTGCTGATCCAGGATCGCCTTCGCGCGCAGCGGATCGTTGAAGGGGATGATGATCACGTCCCCGAGAGCGCTCGCGGGGGTGCCGCGCGCGACCGGCGTGCTCACCGGGTGGTCCAGGGTCCCCCAGTTGGAAGGGTTCGAAGTCTGGCTCACCTCGGCGTAGTCGTAGAGGCCGTGGTAGGCGCCCTCGCACTTGGCGATCTTCGGGCGGCCGGTGTAGGCACGGGCGGCCTTCAGGCAGCTCATGACGGCCTCGGTGCCCGAGTTGACGAAGCGGATCTTCTCGAAGCCAGCCGCACGATCGACCATGAACTCCGCGAACAACAGCTCCTGCTCGGTCGCCATCGTGAACGCGGTGCCCCGCCGGAGTTGCTCGGACACCGCGTCGACCACTGCCGGATGGGCGTGGCCGTGCACCAGACTGGCCATGTTGTTCGCGAAGTCGATCCGGCAGTTGCCGTCGGCGTCCCACACCCGGCAACCCTCGCCGCGGACGGCGTACTGCGGGTGTGGCTTACGGAGCACGGTGTTGCGGCTGACGCCGCCGGGGAGGACTCTCTTGGCGCGTTCGAAGAGCTGCGCGCTACGCGGGTTGTCGTCGCCTTTGTCCTTGTCCATCACGTCACCAGCCGGTAGGGCCGGTCCAGGATCGGACGTCGACCGCGACACCGTGCCGCGGCCGTGCCCGGTCACGTCCGGGACAGCTCGTCTCCCTCGATCAGTGGAGCTCCGGTGCGTTCCCGGACCTCCTCCATGGTCACCCCCGGAGCCAGCTCTGTGACGACGAGCCCGTCCCTGGTCACGTCGATCACGGCGAGGTCGGTGGTGATCCGGTCCACCACGCGCTTGCCGGTCAGGGGATAGGTGCACTCGGTGACGATCTTCGGCTCGCCGGTCTTCGTCGTGTGCCTGGTGATCACGTGGATGGTCTTCACGCCGGCGACGAGGTCCATCGCTCCGCCGACGGCAGGGATGGCGTCGGCCGCTCCGGTCGACCAGTTCGCCAGGTCACCGTTCTGTGCGACCTGCATCGCGCCGAGCACGCAGACGTCGATGTGGCCACCGCGGATCATGGTGAAGCTGTCGGCGTGGTGGAAGTAGGCCGCCCCCCGGATCGCGGTGACCGGCTTCTTGCCGGCGT
This is a stretch of genomic DNA from Candidatus Krumholzibacteriia bacterium. It encodes these proteins:
- a CDS encoding LysR family transcriptional regulator, translating into MPPARQLLPSTAMLLAFDAAVRTGSFTGAARELNLTQGAVSKQIIALEEQLGVDLFDRSGHRVELTQAGRVYARDVRAALDLILTASMRVMSDPQGGALNLAVLPTFGTRWLMPRLPGFLAEHPGVTVHFHTKLSPFDFRLEHLDAAIHFGTSTWPDAESTYLMGEVILPFASPQFVAQHRIESPEDLTRVRLLHISTRRSAWEDWFRAQDVAAPSTEGLYFEQFLTAAQAAAAGLGAVLLPRFLVGGEVERGELVPILDRPLRSEKGYYLVVPHDRAGWAPVVAFKEWLLRTVDEDRRSRGGAPRATTED
- a CDS encoding PaaI family thioesterase — protein: MSEVHHIVDLGLDPRGFDGDDYVVELDVQPRHLNIGGIVHGGVLCSLLDTAMARSFFMADGGESLSAATLEMKVNFLGKARGERLVARGTVVHRTRRTAYVEGWVRAEDDDRVVARASATMMVIDAPR
- the pcaF gene encoding 3-oxoadipyl-CoA thiolase codes for the protein MTTRPAYLCDAIRTPVGRYGGALASVRPDDLAAIPLRVLLERNPGIDPAGVDDVLLGCANQAGEDNRNVARMSLLLAGLPDSVSGCTVNRLCGSGMEAVAQAARTIATGEADLVLAGGVESMSRAPFVVGKSTAAFARDAQMYDTTIGWRFVNPRLDEQYGTASMPDTAENLAAEFGVAREDQDRFALWSQEKAAAAQADGSLAEEITPVTVPRRKADPLVVDRDEHPRQSSLEKLASLRPLFRDPGTVTAGNASGVNDGAAALVVASAEAVEKYGLTPRARVVGAAAAGVPPRIMGLGPVPATRKLLARLQLDLDAMDVLEFNEAFAAQALTCTRELGLADDDPRINPLGGAIALGHPLGMSGARLVTTALHQLRRGGGRRALCTMCIGVGQGISMVIETVEAR
- a CDS encoding aspartate aminotransferase family protein, with the translated sequence MDKDKGDDNPRSAQLFERAKRVLPGGVSRNTVLRKPHPQYAVRGEGCRVWDADGNCRIDFANNMASLVHGHAHPAVVDAVSEQLRRGTAFTMATEQELLFAEFMVDRAAGFEKIRFVNSGTEAVMSCLKAARAYTGRPKIAKCEGAYHGLYDYAEVSQTSNPSNWGTLDHPVSTPVARGTPASALGDVIIIPFNDPLRAKAILDQHAGEIACVLIDPVPHRIGMIPATTDFVNTLRDWTRENGALLVFDEVITFRVAVGGAQDRYPVDVDLTALGKMIGGGFPIGALAGKKEIMDVMDPSAPELLFPHSGTFSANPISMTAGLTTMKLLDCYAVERLNVLGEYTRRTIREVMEIADIPACVTGTGSMFRIHLKPKPPEDYRTNYVGPMGSERLEILLDHLFHNGIMMINTASGMLSTAMTRAEIDEFADTLLGGLCKVRDARTSELARSAYQPLTKVG
- a CDS encoding 3-oxoacid CoA-transferase subunit B translates to MSATEEQGVVGWTREEMARRVAQDIPDGSYVNLGIGMPELVAAFIPEGREVVYHVENGLLGMGRDPEPGEEDPELINAGKKPVTAIRGAAYFHHADSFTMIRGGHIDVCVLGAMQVAQNGDLANWSTGAADAIPAVGGAMDLVAGVKTIHVITRHTTKTGEPKIVTECTYPLTGKRVVDRITTDLAVIDVTRDGLVVTELAPGVTMEEVRERTGAPLIEGDELSRT